In one Heterodontus francisci isolate sHetFra1 chromosome 16, sHetFra1.hap1, whole genome shotgun sequence genomic region, the following are encoded:
- the LOC137378161 gene encoding dnaJ homolog subfamily C member 5: MGDQRQRSLSTSGETLYVVLGLDKNATPEDIKKSYRKLALKYHPDKNPDNPEASEKFKEINNAHAILTDATKRNIYDKYGSLGLYVAEQFGEENVNTYFVLSSWWAKALFVFCGVITGCYFCCCLCCCCNCCCGKCKPKPPEGEEHDYYVSPEDLEAQLQSDMEREGDGAIVVQPTSATETTQLTSDSHPSYHTE; the protein is encoded by the exons ATGGGTGACCAAAGGCAGCGCTCATTGTCCACCTCAGGGGAAACACTATATGTTGTTCTGGGACTTGATAAAAATGCTACACCAGAGGACATTAAGAAATCATACAG AAAActtgcactgaaataccatccggACAAGAATCCGGATAATCCTGAAGCTTCAGAGAAATTTAAAGAGATAAACAACGCTCATGCAATTCTGACTGATGCAACAAAAAGGAATATCTATGATAAGTATGGCTCATTGGGTCTGTACGTGGCAGAGCAGTTTGGTGAGGAGAATGTAAATACATACTTCGTCCTGTCTAGCTGGTGGGCAAAG GCTTTGTTTGTCTTCTGCGGAGTGATTACTGGCTGTTACTTCTgctgttgcctctgctgctgctgtaattgCTGCTGTGGGAAGTGTAAACCAAAGCCTCCCGAGGGGGAGGAACATGACTATTATGTCTCACCAGAAGATCTGGAGGCACAGCTACAGTCAGACATGGAAAGAG AGGGAGATGGAGCTATTGTGGTACAGCCAACATCGGCCACAGAAACAACCCAGCTGACTAGTGACAGTCACCCCAGCTATCACACCGAATGA